The Streptomyces pratensis genomic interval CAGCATCCCGCCCCTCAGGGCCGGCCACCCCTCAGGGGCGGGCCGGCCCTGAGGCGTCACGCCGCCCGGTGCCGCACCCAGACGTTCGGCCCGACATGGACGGCATCACGCCGCCCGGTGCCGCACCCAGACGTTCGGCTCGACATAGACGGCGTAACCGTGTGCGGGCGAGCAGTGGACAGGCACCAGGGCACCCGGCACTTCCACGGAACCCTCCGTGTCGAAAGGCAGCCCGGTCCACCTCCGCCACTGCTCCAGGGATCCGCTCACTGTCATCGACACCGGCGCCACCGCCTCGATGACGCCGCCGGCCCGCACGTGGACCCGCAGCCAGGGGTCGTAGGGCAGCCCGTCCTCCTCCCGGACGCGCCGGGCGTACTCCTCCATCGGTGCCGTGGCCTCGGCGTGCTTGCCGCTCGGCCTGACCGGGGCGACGAGTTCCTGGAAGCCGAGGCGCCGGGCGTTCTCCCGCATCGCCGCCACCATGTGCCCGGAGATGCCCTGCCCGAGCCGCCCGGTCGTCACCGCGATCTCGATCGCGCTGACCGTGTCCGGAGTCCGCCCGTGCCTCAGGTCGGAGAAGGCCCACAACAGCACCTGGTCCCAGCCGCCCTCCGGCAGCTTCCCCCGCCCCGGCGCGCCGAGGGCGAAGGGCACGCTGTAACCCCGTGCCACCACCGCGCCCTCGGGGTCGGTGGCGACGAGTACGAACTCGGGGAACTCGGCGGCTATGCGAGGGAAGTTGGCCCAGCCGACCAGGTCCTCCAGCACGAACTCGGGCCAGATGTCGGGCATTTCCTCCAGCGCACCGGCCAGCTGCGGCCGCTCGGCCAGCGTCGTGATCTTCAGGTCCATGCGGTCACGGTATGCACCGCCCGGGGCCCGGCCAACACATTTCCGGGCTCACGCGGCCGAACCGACGGCGGCCGCCCACACCGGCCAGAGCGTGAGCAGCACCCCGGCCGTCCAGTACGTCCCCGGCGACAACGCCGCCCGGCGCTGCACCCAGTCGTTGGCGAGCCACCAGATGATCCCGAACACCGCCACCACGGGCACGACGATCAGCAGCCACAGCTGCATGCCGTCGTTCTCGGTCGGTTCACGGGAGGTCCAGCCTGCATCCGCGAGCGGCCCGTTCGACAGGTAGTACCAGACCAGGAACATCGGCACTACGCCCGGAACCCCGAGCAGCAGATTCATCCCCGCAGCCGTCAGCCGCCACTTCCACATGCGCCCAGTATGCGGAGAGCCGGTAAGGGCGCCGTCAACGCGTGGGAGCCTCGGTCGGGCTTCCGCCCGTGGGCAGCTTCTCGGCGGGGCAGGCGGACAGCACCTTACGCATCGCCTCCCGCTCGGCCGTCGTCACCCAGAGCCCGTACTTGCTCTTCACCGACACCTGCCCCGCCACGTACGTACAGCGGTACGCCTTGTTGGGGGGCAGCCAGGTCGCGGTGTCCCCGTCCCCCTTGCGGCGGTTGGTGGACGAGTCGGCCGCCACCAGATTGAGCGGGTCGTTCGCGAAGGCCCGGCGTTTGCCGTCGCTCCACTGCTGGGCGCCCTTCTGCCACGCGTCGGACAGGGCGACGAGGTGGTCTATGTCCACCTTGCTGCGGCCGCGTTCGAAAGCGATCCGGGTCCCGGTGTAGGGGTCGGGATCGAGGACGCCGCTCAGCACCTTGCAGCCGTCGGCGTCCCGGGAGACGTCGTCCAGCTGGTGGGCGAGGACGTCGTCGCGGGTGCCGCACCCGTTGCGGTCGGTGTCCGCCCAGGCGGATCCGAACTCGTCCCGGTCGTAACCGGTTCTCGGCGCACGGCCCTTCACCGTCAGGCCCTCGACAGCCCGCAACGCCGATCCGCCCGGAGCCGGGGAGGTGCCGGCCGGCGTGGGATCGCCGAGGCCGCCCACAGCCTCGCAGCCGGTCAGGGCCAACGCGCCCACCAGCGCCGACGTGGCGCAGGCGAGCAGTCGGTGTCGATGGGGAACGGCTCGAAGAGGGGTCACAGCGCACCAGGTTAGGCGTGAGGTGATCCGGCCGTGAAGGCGGCGTCCCCTGCCCCCGCCGGAACACGACGCCGGGCGACGCGGCGCGGGCGGAGCGCCTCAGGCGCCTTCGGCACCACCCGCACGCCGTCCGCCGTGCGGCCTCGCACCGCTGCCGCTGCCGATGCCCGGCGTCGTCCCGGACGGCAGCGAGCCCCAACCGAGGACCTCGCCCCCACAGCGGCCCCAGCAGCTCGACGAGCCTGCCCTGCTCGCCGCCGGGACCCGCACCACCGGCGCGCTGCGCGCCGGCGTCAGCGGCCCGGCCGACGGGCGCCGCGGCGGCGACGAACGGCTCGAGGGCGTCGCGGCCTTGCCCCTCGCCCACGGCTTCGCCACGCCGCTCAGCGGAAACCTCGACGAGCCGGTGGGGGACAGGGACCCCGAGGACGTCTTCCGCGTCCTCGCCGGCCTCCTGTTCTCCCGGGTTCGGGAGCTACGAACCCAGAATCGTCGTGAGGAACTCTCCGGTCCACGAGAGGAGCTCGCGCCCCACCACCGGCTTCCCGCCGATCCGGCCCGCGGTCGGCCGGGGCACCAGGATCTGGCGCGTGGCCGGCTTGAAGATCGTCTTGGGGTGCAGCCGCTTCAGCCGCAGCTCCTGCGACTCCCTCAGCTCCACCGGCGCGAAGCGGATGTTCGGCCCCTGCAGCACGATCTCACCCACCCCGCAGGCCCGGGCCAGCATCCGCAGGCCAGCCACCAGCAGGAGGTTCTCCACCGGCTCCGGCAGCTTGCCGTACCGGTCGGTGAGCTCCTCGCGCACCGCCCGGATGTCGTCCTCCGAGTTCGCGGAGGCGATGGCGCGGTACGCCTGGAGTCGCAGCCGCTCCCCCGGGGCGTAGTCGTGCGGGACGTGCGCGTCGACCGGCAGCTCGATCTTGACCTCCAGCGGCGGCTCCTCCTCGACCCCGCCGTCCACCGCCGCACGGTAGTCCGCCACCGCCTCACCGACCATCCGGATGTACAGGTCGAAGCCGACCCCCGCGATGTGCCCGGACTGCTCACCGCCGAGCAGGTTCCCCGCGCCACGGATCTCCAGGTCCTTCATCGCCACGTACATGCCCGCACCCATCTCGGTGTGCTGGGCGATCGTCGCCAGACGCTCGTGCGCGGTCTCCGTCAGCGGCTTCTCCGGCGGATACAGGAAGTAGGAGTAACCCCGGTCCCGGCCACGGCCGACACGGCCTCGCAACTGGTGCAGCTGGGACAGACCGAAGTTGTCGCCGCGCTCCACGATCAGCGTGTTGGCGTTGGAGATGTCGATGCCTGACTCGACGATCGTCGTGGAGACCAGGACGTCGAACCTCTTCTCCCAGAAGTCGACGACGACCTGCTCCAGCTGGCTCTCCCCCATCTGCCCGTGCGCCGTCGCGATCCTCGCCTCGGGCACGATCTCACGCAGCCGCGCGGCCGCCCGGTCGATCGACTCGACCCGGTTGTGGATGTAGAAGACCTGGCCCTCGCGCAGCAGTTCACGCCGCACGGCCGCGCCGATCTGCTTCTCCTCGTAAGGCCCGACGAAGGTGAGGACCGGGTGCCGCTCCTCGGGGGGCGTCGTGATCGTCGACATCTCGCGGATGCCCGTGACGGCCATCTCGAGCGTACGGGGGATGGGCGTCGCCGACATCGTGAGCACGTCCACGTTGGCGCGGAGCTTCTTCAGCTGCTCCTTGTGCTCCACGCCGAAGCGCTGCTCCTCGTCGACGATGACCAGGCCCAGGTCCTTGAACTTCGTCTCCGACGAGAACAGCCGGTGCGTGCCGATGACCAGGTCCACGGACCCGTCCTTCAGCCCCTCCAGCGTCGCCTTCGACTCGGTGTCCGACTGGAAGCGGCTCAGCGCCCGCACATTGACGGGGAACTGGGCGTACCGCTCGGTGAAGGTGCCGAAGTGCTGCTGGACCAGGAGCGTCGTCGGCACGAGCACCGCGACCTGCTTGCCGTCCTGGACCGCTTTGAAGGCCGCCCGCACCGCGATCTCCGTCTTGCCGTAGCCGACGTCGCCACAGATCAGCCGGTCCATGGGGACCGACTTCTCCATGTCCTCCTTGACCTCGGCGATCGTGGACAGCTGGTCGGGCGTCTCCGCGTACGGGAAGGCGTCCTCCAGTTCGCGCTGCCACGGGGTGTCCGCTCCGAAGGCGTGGCCGGGAGCGGCCATCCGCGCCGAGTACAGCTTGATCAGGTCGGCGGCGATCTCCTTGACCGCCTTCTTGGCGCGCTGCTTCGTCTTCGTCCAGTCGGCGCCGCCGAGCCGGTGCAGGGTCGGGGCCTCGCCGCCGACGTACTTGGTGACCTGCTCCAGCTGGTCGGTGGGGATGTAGAGCCGGTCCCCGGGCTGGCCGCGCTTGGCGGGGGCGTACTCGACGAGGAGGTACTCACGGGTCGCGCCCTGCACGGCGCGCTGGACCATCTCGATGTAGCGGCCGACACCGTGCTGCTCGTGGACGATGTAGTCGCCCGCCTGCAGGGTCAGCGGGTCGACGGACTTGCGGCGGCGGGCGGGCATCCGCCCCAGGTCCTTGCTGGCCGTGCGCTGCCCGGTCAGATCCGTCTCGGTCAGCACGGCCAGCTTCAGCGCCGGGTCGACGAAGCCGTTGTCGATGGCTCCGCACGACACGTGGACGAGCGACGGCGTGATCTCGGCCAGGTGCTGGTCGAGGCGGGCCGGGATGCCCTCGCCGCCCAGCACCTCGACCGTGCGGGAGGCGGGGCCCTGCCCCTCGGTGACGTACACCGTGCGCCAGCCGTCGGCGAGCCACCCCTTGGTGTCGGCGAGCGCCCGGGCGGTGTCACCGCGGTAGGCCTCCGGGGCGTGCATCCCGAGCTTCAGGGTGTCCCCGTCAAGGTCCTCGTCGGCGGCGAACGGGGAGGTGGACCACCACATCATGCCCAGCTCACGGGCCCGCTCCCGGACGTCGGCGATGCCCCACAGGGAGGCCGCGCCGACGTCGATCGGGGCCTCTCCCCCGCCCGCCGTGGCCGCCCAGGACGCGTGGAGGAACTCCTGGCTCGTCGCGACGAGGTCCGCCGCCCGGGTGCGCACCCGCTCCGGGTCGCAGACCAGCGCCATGGAGCCCTTCGGCAGGACGTCCAGCAGCAGCTCCATCTCGTCGACGAGCACGGGGGCCAGGGACTCCATGCCCTCGACGGCGATCCCCTCGGCGATCTTCCCGAGCAGCTCGCCCAGCTCCGGGTGCTCCTCGGCGAGAGCCGCCGCCCGGGTGCGCACGTCCTCGGTGAGCAGCAGCTCACGGCAGGGCGGGGCCCACAGCCCGTGCTCGGCGACCTCCAGGGACCGCTGGTCGGCGATCTTGAAGTAGCGGATCTCCTCTACGTCGTCGCCCCAGAACTCCACCCGGAGGGGGTGCTCCTCGGTCGGCGGGAAGACGTCCAGGATCCCGCCGCGCACAGCGAACTCGCCACGCTTCTCGACCAGCTCGACACGCGCGTACGCCGCTGCCGCGAGCGCGTCCACGACCTCACCCAGATCCGCGGTCCGCCCGCTGCTCAGAGCGACGGGCTCCAGGTCACCGAGGCCCTTGACCTGCGGCTGGAGCACGGAACGGACCGGGGCGACGACGACGGAGACCGGCCCGGTCTCCGGGTCGTCCTGCCGGGGGTGAGCGAGCCTGCGCAGCACGGCGAGGCGGCGGCCCACGGTGTCCGAGCGGGGCGAGAGCCGCTCGTGGGGCAGGGTCTCCCAGGAGGGGAACTCCGCCACGGTGTCGGGCGGCAGCAGGGTCCGCAGCGCCGCCGCCAGGTCCTCGGCCTCGCGGCCCGTCGCGGTGACGGCGAGCACGGTACGCCCGGCCTCACGTGCCAGCGCGGCCACGGCGAAGGGACGCGCGGCGGGCGGGCCGACCAGGTCGACATGGGCCCGGTGGCCGTCGGCGGCGGCCTTCACCGCCTCGGAGAGCGCCGGGTCGGTGACGACGACGTCCAGCAGACCGTGCAGGCTCATGAAGGTTCCGTCCGGTGTGGCGAGTGAGCAACGCGAAGGACCCGACACGTGGGACGGGCCGGGGTGTCCAGCGTACGACGCCGGTGTGTCACTCGCGCGAGGGAACGCCGTTGTCCGTACGGCGGCAGCGGGGCTAGCCTTAGTCCGGTAGCTAGTCCGCATCTGGCCCGAGCGAGGCGTCATGGAAGCAGCCCGGCAGTACAACGTGCACGAGGCGAAGACCCACTTCTCCCGGATACTGCAACAGGTCGAGACCGGTGAGGAGGTCGTGATCAGCCGGGCGGGCGAGCCCATCGCGAAGGTCGTGCCCCTCCGGTCCAAGGTCAACCGGACCGACTACGGCTCGCTCCGGGGACAGATCCACATCCCGGAGGACTTCGACGAACTTCCGGATGACATCGCCGAAGCCTTCGGGATGCGCGGATGAGGCTCCTGCTCGACACGCACGTCGTCCTGTGGTGGCTGGACGCCTCGCCGGAACTTCCCGATGACGTCCGGGACCTCCTGCGCACCGAGCCCGAGGTCCTTGTCAGCGCGGCGACACCGTGGGAGATCGCGATCAAACAGAACCTCGGGAAGCTGAAGGGCGCCGGGGATCTCGCCGAACGAGCCAGGGACATGCAGTTCAGGCCCCTGCCGATCACCGCGGAGCACGGCGTCAAGGCCGGCCGTCTCCCCCCGCTCCACCGCGACCCCTTCGACCGCATCCTCGTCGCCCAGGCCCAGACCGAGGGGCTGACGATCGTCACCCGCGACAAGTGGATTCCCCAGTACGACGTACCGGTCATGCACGCCTGACGGGGCGACGACGACGCGATCCGGCCCCGGGGCGTCTGGAGGAACGCCCCGGGGCCGGATCAGTCATGCTACGTCCGGCGCTGTCACCCGTCCGTGGCAATCGCGTTGAGGACGTTCATCCGGCCGGCCCTGAAGGCCGGGATCAGGGCGGCGAACAGTCCGACGAAGGCGGAGGCGACGAACACGGTGATGATCGTCGGCCACGGGATCTCCAGGACCCCGAGTCCTTCCAGGGCCAGCAGCTTCTGGGCCGAGGTGCCCCAGCCCATGCCGAGGCCGAGTCCGAGCAGCGCGCCGAACAGGGCGATGACCACGGACTCCAGCCGGATCATGCGCCGCAGCTGACGGCGGGAGAGGCCGATCGCCCGCATCAGGCCGATCTCACGGGTCCGCTCGACCACCGACAGGGCCAGGGTGTTCACCACGCCGAGCACAGCGACGATGATCGCCAGCGCGAGCAGTCCGTACACGATGTTCAGCAACTGGCCGATCTGGTCCTTCAGGTCCTGCTTGAAGTCGGCCTGGTTCTGCACCTTGTACTGCGGGTACGCGCCGAGCGAGCTCTTGAGTGCGGCGTACGCCTCCTTCTCCTTGCCGTCCTCCGCCGCGGCGAACATGATCA includes:
- a CDS encoding N-acetyltransferase; this translates as MDLKITTLAERPQLAGALEEMPDIWPEFVLEDLVGWANFPRIAAEFPEFVLVATDPEGAVVARGYSVPFALGAPGRGKLPEGGWDQVLLWAFSDLRHGRTPDTVSAIEIAVTTGRLGQGISGHMVAAMRENARRLGFQELVAPVRPSGKHAEATAPMEEYARRVREEDGLPYDPWLRVHVRAGGVIEAVAPVSMTVSGSLEQWRRWTGLPFDTEGSVEVPGALVPVHCSPAHGYAVYVEPNVWVRHRAA
- a CDS encoding HNH endonuclease family protein, with translation MTPLRAVPHRHRLLACATSALVGALALTGCEAVGGLGDPTPAGTSPAPGGSALRAVEGLTVKGRAPRTGYDRDEFGSAWADTDRNGCGTRDDVLAHQLDDVSRDADGCKVLSGVLDPDPYTGTRIAFERGRSKVDIDHLVALSDAWQKGAQQWSDGKRRAFANDPLNLVAADSSTNRRKGDGDTATWLPPNKAYRCTYVAGQVSVKSKYGLWVTTAEREAMRKVLSACPAEKLPTGGSPTEAPTR
- the mfd gene encoding transcription-repair coupling factor, whose product is MSLHGLLDVVVTDPALSEAVKAAADGHRAHVDLVGPPAARPFAVAALAREAGRTVLAVTATGREAEDLAAALRTLLPPDTVAEFPSWETLPHERLSPRSDTVGRRLAVLRRLAHPRQDDPETGPVSVVVAPVRSVLQPQVKGLGDLEPVALSSGRTADLGEVVDALAAAAYARVELVEKRGEFAVRGGILDVFPPTEEHPLRVEFWGDDVEEIRYFKIADQRSLEVAEHGLWAPPCRELLLTEDVRTRAAALAEEHPELGELLGKIAEGIAVEGMESLAPVLVDEMELLLDVLPKGSMALVCDPERVRTRAADLVATSQEFLHASWAATAGGGEAPIDVGAASLWGIADVRERARELGMMWWSTSPFAADEDLDGDTLKLGMHAPEAYRGDTARALADTKGWLADGWRTVYVTEGQGPASRTVEVLGGEGIPARLDQHLAEITPSLVHVSCGAIDNGFVDPALKLAVLTETDLTGQRTASKDLGRMPARRRKSVDPLTLQAGDYIVHEQHGVGRYIEMVQRAVQGATREYLLVEYAPAKRGQPGDRLYIPTDQLEQVTKYVGGEAPTLHRLGGADWTKTKQRAKKAVKEIAADLIKLYSARMAAPGHAFGADTPWQRELEDAFPYAETPDQLSTIAEVKEDMEKSVPMDRLICGDVGYGKTEIAVRAAFKAVQDGKQVAVLVPTTLLVQQHFGTFTERYAQFPVNVRALSRFQSDTESKATLEGLKDGSVDLVIGTHRLFSSETKFKDLGLVIVDEEQRFGVEHKEQLKKLRANVDVLTMSATPIPRTLEMAVTGIREMSTITTPPEERHPVLTFVGPYEEKQIGAAVRRELLREGQVFYIHNRVESIDRAAARLREIVPEARIATAHGQMGESQLEQVVVDFWEKRFDVLVSTTIVESGIDISNANTLIVERGDNFGLSQLHQLRGRVGRGRDRGYSYFLYPPEKPLTETAHERLATIAQHTEMGAGMYVAMKDLEIRGAGNLLGGEQSGHIAGVGFDLYIRMVGEAVADYRAAVDGGVEEEPPLEVKIELPVDAHVPHDYAPGERLRLQAYRAIASANSEDDIRAVREELTDRYGKLPEPVENLLLVAGLRMLARACGVGEIVLQGPNIRFAPVELRESQELRLKRLHPKTIFKPATRQILVPRPTAGRIGGKPVVGRELLSWTGEFLTTILGS
- a CDS encoding type II toxin-antitoxin system Phd/YefM family antitoxin — encoded protein: MEAARQYNVHEAKTHFSRILQQVETGEEVVISRAGEPIAKVVPLRSKVNRTDYGSLRGQIHIPEDFDELPDDIAEAFGMRG
- a CDS encoding type II toxin-antitoxin system VapC family toxin, which produces MRLLLDTHVVLWWLDASPELPDDVRDLLRTEPEVLVSAATPWEIAIKQNLGKLKGAGDLAERARDMQFRPLPITAEHGVKAGRLPPLHRDPFDRILVAQAQTEGLTIVTRDKWIPQYDVPVMHA